CAATTTCTTTAGAAGAGCCTCGCTTGTAAGCACCAATGTTAATTAAATCCTCAGCTTCCTCATACGTTGAGAGCAAGAAACGCACTCGATCTGCTGCTTGTCTATGTTGATCATCTACTAAATCAGCCATCACTCGGCTCACACTCTTCAACACATTTATAGCTGGAAACTGTCCTTTATTCGCTAGACGACGATCTAAGACTAAGTGACCATCTAATATCCCTCTCACCGCATCAGCAATGGGTTCATTCATATCATCACCATCAACTAACACCGTATAAAAGGCTGTGATACTTCCACGTACGTCTGTCCCTGAGCGTTCTAAGAGCTTAGGTAACATCGCAAAAACAGATGGTGTATACCCTTTAGTAGTAGGTGGCTCCCCAATCGCTAGACCTACTTCTCTTTGAGCCATAGCAAATCGTGTGACAGAGTCCATCATCAAGTTCACATCATATCCCTGATTCCGAAAGTATTCCGCAATAGCTGTTGCTGTCATCGCACCTTTAATTCTCATTAATGCCGGTTGATCAGAAGTTGCTACGACTAAGATAGTACGCTTCAGCCCTTCTTCCCCGAGATCACGTTCGATAAAGTCTTTCACTTCACGTCCACGCTCTCCAATCAATGCAATCACATTAAGATCGGCTGATGAATTTTTAGCAAGCATTGAAAGTAACGTACTTTTTCCGACACCACTACCAGCAAAAATACCAATCCGTTGACCTTTTCCTACTGTAAACAAGCTATCGATGGATCGGATACCAAGGCTCATCTTTTGCTCAATCCTTGGTCGGGCAAGTGGGTTTGGGGGCTGATTATCCGTTGGAAACGACGTTAATCCTTTAGGCAAGGATGACTGGTCTAATAATTCCCCGCACCCATCTACCACTTTGCCAATTAAACTCGTACCCACTTTAATTTCAAGAGGTTTGCCCGTTGCTTCTACTAAGCTGCCTGGTGCTATTTCAGTGATTCCGTTTAGTGGCATAAGTAGAACATATTCATTTCGAAACCCGACTACTTCTGCTCGTACTCGTTTTTGTTGATGTTTTCCAATTAGAATGTAGCAAAGGTCCCCAATCGAAGCGATCGGTCCTTTTGATTCAATCATTAACCCTACTACTCTTGATACTCTCCCATACCATTTATAAGGTGAGAGTGTAGAAACCGAGTTAATTAAAGACTTCGCTTTCATGATCAACCTCCTCGAGTTGAACGAGTAGCTGCTTTTTCAGCTCTTCTAATTGATGATCTACGGTAGCGTCGATTCGTCCGAATTTCGATTCAATAATACAGCCATTCTCAGAAAGTTGCGCATCGGCATATATGTAGAGCACTTCCGTGTGACTTAGCAGATGTTGTAGCTCTTCTTTTTGTTGACGGGTACGCTCGAACCAAGTAGGATGCACATATATTTTTACTTCTTCATGTTCCTGAACTTCCTTGATCACTTGTTTTACCAGTTGGCCCCAAAGAGGTGAGTCTGGCTCGAGATGCTCATTGATCATTCGCTTGGTCAGCTCGACAGCAAGTTCAACGATAACCGGCTCGGCATCTGCTAACACTTTGTTGTACTCGTCTTTTGCGCTCATTATAACCGTATTCGCTTCTTCAATTACCGCTGAGTACTCACTGAAACCATCTTCTCTTCCTTGCTGCAAGCCTTCTTTGTACCCTTGTTCTTTCATGTGCTCAAAGGCTACTTCTTGTTGTTCAGTGGCTTGTTGTTGGTCGCGCTCTAACTGCTCATACATTTTTTCAATATCTTTCTTAGCTTGTTCAATCATTTCCTCAGCTTCTTGTTTCACTTCTTTTAACTGTCTTGTCTTGGCTCTCTCAAACTCTAGATGGCCTCCCGATTGCACATCGCCATCTTCTTCACTTGAATCTATCAATAATTGAAATGCGTTTTCTTCAAATAAATTACGAATGGTGATCGTTTTCACTTCTTGGTCCGTCGCTGTTGATTGGCGTGATTTAATGAGTTTAGACAATCACATCATCTCCTCCGCCACGAGCAATAACGATCTCCCCTGACTCTTCAAGACGGCGAATAACCGAAACAATTCTTGTTTGGGCCTCTTCTACATCTCTCAATCTAACAGGACCCATAAATTCCATTTCATCTTTAAATGTCTCTGCCATCCGCTGTGACATATTATTAAAGACAATTTCCTTCACTTCATCGCTAGCTACTTTTAATGATAATTGAAGGTCTTCATTTTCTACATCTCGAATGACTCTTTGAATCGAACGATTATCGAGTGTGACAATATCTTCAAAGACAAACATTCTTTTCTTGATTTCCTCTGCAAGCTCAGGGTCTTGAATTTCAAGGGCATCTAATATCGTTCGTTCTGTTGAGCGGTCAACACTGTTTAACACATCTACCACTGATTCAATACCACCAGCATCTGTATAATCCTGAGTCATCGTAGACGAAAGTTTCTGCTCTAAAATTGATTCAACCTCATTAATGATTTCAGGAGAAGTGCTATCCATTAATGCGATTCTTCTAGCCACATCTGCTTGAACTTCTTGTGGAAGCTCTGAGAGGATTTGGCCTGCTTGAGTGGAATCCAAGTAGCTCAAGATTAAAGCAATCGTCTGCGGATGCTCATTTTGGATAAAATTTAAAATTTGAGATGGTTCTGACTTTCTAGCAAAATCAAATGGTCGTACTTGAAGAGTCGATGTTAAACGATTAATGATGTCCATAGCATTTGACTCTCCTAATGCTTTTTCAAGGATGCTTTTGGCATAACCAATTCCACCTTGAGCAATATAGTCTTGAGCTAAGACAAGCGAATGAAATTGTTCTAAAATCTCGTCTTTCATCTCACTATCGACTTTCCGAACATTTGCAATCTCTAACGTTAGCTGCTCGATCTCTTCCTCCGATAAATGTTTATACACTTGAGCGGAAACATCAGGCCCAAGTGAGATTAGGAGGATTGCCGCTTTTTGCTTACCTGATAACGATTTTTTAGTTGCTTGTGCCAACCGTCTTCCCTCCTAATCCTCAGATAACCACGTACGAAGTAGTTTCGAAAATTCTTCTGGCTTATCTTTAGCCATCTTTTCAAGTTGTTTTCTTTTCGTTGCTTGAACACCCGTATCTTCATTAGGAAGATCTGGAAGAAAATCAGTCTCTTCTTGAATAATTACCTGTTCTTCTTCAATTTCACGTTTGCGTTTTCGATTTAAAAGGAATAGCAACAATATAATTGTCACAATTAGTAGACCACCTACTACATACATCCAAACCGGGATCGCCATTTCATTTACAGCTTCTAATTCAACTTTCCCTGCAAACGGTCCAGAAACAATAGAAATGTTTTGATTAATCGCTTCTTCTGTGAGTTCATCAGCGTATACGCCTGATATGCTCGTTCTTACGATGGTTCCTAAAATTTGTTGAATATCATTTAAGCGTTCTTGCGGAAGAACATCCATACCATCTGGTGGCTCTACCATAACTTGAATACCTAAATCTCTTATTTTGTATGGACTCTCAACGATATCTCGATTAATTCGATTCACTTCGTTATTAATTCGATCTTCCGTCCGCTCATAATCCGTTTCTCCTTGCCCAAAAGCGCCTGGGAAGTTAGGAATACCATCTCCCGCACCCTCAACACCACCTGGAGGCGTACCTTCGCCAGTGTAAGTCTCTGTGATTCGTTCAATACTGACTGCAATACCTTCCATATTTTCTGGATCAACCGGTTCAACAAGCGACTCTTGTCGGTTCTCTTGGGTAAAATCAATATCTGTCGTAACAGATACTAACACTTTGTCTTGCCCGACTACCGTTCCTAACATTCTCTGTAGATTTTTTGTCAAATCTCTTTCGATTTCACGCTGAACAGCTCTCTGTTGCTCAAAAGCTGTTAACGTTGTTGCTGGATTCGAATCTTGCTCATAAAAATAATCCTCAAACATTTGGTTCATAATGACGATATTCTCTATAGGTAGATTCGGAACACTTTTTGATACTAAATGATAAAGTGCTTTTACTTGACTCTGCTCTAATTGATACCCAGGTGATAAATCAACAATGACAGATGCAGTCGCAGCTTCTTGTGTTGTATTTAGCCAAACACTTTCCTCCGGTAAAGTAATCATCACATTCGCATTATTCACACCATTAATATTACGGATAAGGTCTGCTAATTCGGTCTGCATTAACCCACGTTCCATAATCGTAAACTCATTATCTGTCATCCCAAAACCCATTTGATCTTGGAAAAAGCTATAATCGATGCTTCCACTTCTCGGAATGCCTTCTGCAGCCAAATCAACTTTTAGACTATCAACTAAAGCTTCTGGAACTAGTATTGTCGAGCCATTATCGGAGATTTCTGCTGGAATTCCTCTTGCATCTAACGTTTCTTTAATTTGCCCGGTTTCTTGCAAACTTAAGTTGCTGTATAGAGGGACGTTATTCGTTCGATTTCCTAATAAAACTAAAAGAATAAGTACGAGTATGACAGCACCTACAGATCCTATAAGAATTCCTCTTTGTTTTGTTGTGCGCTCGCCCCAATACTCTGTTACCTTCTGCTTGTATAGTACAAATTTCTCGTTCATGCGCCCTCCTACACCCTACATTACAAATTACTGACAAAATATTGTGATGGCTTTTTTTATTATACTTGCATTCTCATAATTTCCTGATAGGCTTCCATGACCTTATTCCTAACTTCCACTGTAGCTTGTAAGGCGATACTTGCTTTCTGTCCTGTTATCATGACATCATGCAAATTATCAATTTCTCCCGCTGCCAATTGTTCAGTTTTTATTGCTGAAATATTTTGTAATTCATTCACATTCTGTACCGCTTCACTTAGAGCCGCTTTAAAGGTGTTCTGTGCTTCATTTACCGTTTTCATTGGTTTTTGAATCGTTCCTACTTGGTTTTGAACCAAAAAGGGCGATGTATTTATGCGGTAATCCATCTAATTCGACCTCCTAACGACCGATTTCTAGTGCTTTCATTAACATATTCTTGTTGGCATTTAAGGTCGTCACATTGGCTTCATAAGCCCTTGTCGCCGTCATTAAATCCACCATCTCGCGTAACGGGTCTACGTTCGGTAATTCCACGTACCCTTCATCATTCGCATCGGGATGTTCAGGGTTATACACTAACTTAAATGGAGTTTGATCTTCAACAATCCCTGACACCTTTACACCGTTACCCACTTCGTTATTAGTCCCCATGGCTCGGTCTAAAAAGCTGGAGAAAGGATTTTTTCCATTCGGTTCAACAACAACCATTTTCCTGCGATAAGGGACCCACTCACCATCAACCATCTGCGCTCTAGTCGTGTCTGCATTGGCCATATTCGCTGAAACCACGTCCATACGTAGACGCTGCGTTGTTAGAGCAGAGGCATTAACATTCAAACCATGGAAAATTGACATCGTTATTAATTCCCCCCTCTAATTGTTGATTGTAAGCCTTGGAATCTACTATTTAACCGTTCGATTAACGCATTATAATAGATTTGGTTTTTAGCAAGCTCGGCCATTTCTAAATCAATGTCGACGTTATTTCCATTGTGGTTATAAGTTGTATTCCTGTTTATATCAACTATTGGTTCATTCGAGCTTTGACTAAAGTTGACATGTTTTTCATTTGTTTTATGCGCTTGTAATTGATTATTCATGGCACTGTTTAATGTATGCTTAAAACTGACTTTTTTTGCGCTGTAGTTTGGCGTCCCTGCGTTAGCTATATTCTGAGACATTGCATGTTGCCTCATCTGCGAACCATCTAACCCACGCTCAAGCGCTTGAAAAGTTGAACCAGAAAATAAATTCATTCTCGTCACACCTTTCGACATAATTCTTTTTCATTAGTGATAATTCTGTTTGTATAAACAAAATTATACACATTTTCACATAATAATCACTAAGAAAATTGTAATAAATATAAGTCTAAAAGTCTAATGAACATTCGATTAAAGTAGGAATCGATAATAAAGAACCATTAAATTTTGAGTCCTTTAGTCCGTGTATCCACTACACCTATCATACCATAGTATTATTTGTCGTATTTTCAACCTATGTTATTTACAGTCCGTTTACATATTCTTATGATTTTCCTCATATATAGACAGAATTCTACAAAAAAAAGACCACCGTGGTGGTCTTTTTCCCTCTAAGCATTGAAATACTTATTTTATTTTGTTTTAATCTTGTCCAATTCCATTAGGAACTTATCATTAAGAACTTTAATGTATGTCCCTTTCATACCTAGTGAACGAGATTCAATAACTCCTGCACTTTCTAATTTACGAAGAGCATTTACGATAACTGAACGAGTAATACCTACACGATCAGCAATTTTACTAGCAACTAATAAGCCTTCTTTTCCATCAAGCTCTTGGAAGATGTGTTCAACAGCTTCTAGTTCACTATAAGACAATGAACTAATTGCCATTTGCACGACCGCTTTGCTACGAGCTTCCCCTTCAATTTCTTGAGTCTTCTCATGCAAAATTTCCATCCCTACCACTGTCGCTCCATACTCAGCTAAGATTAAATCATCGTCATTAAATGAGTCGTTTAAGCGAGCTAAGATAAGTGTCCCTAGACGTTGTCCACCTCCAAGAATTGGTACAATTGTAGTTAAGCCATGCTGAAATAAATCTTTATTCTCAATAGGGAACGCTGTGTAATCACTATGAATATCAAGGTTTGGAGAGGTTTCTTCTACTTTAGATAGGCCTCCTGTATACTCTTCAGGGAACTGACGGTCTTCAAGCATTTTTTTCATTCTCTCATTTTCAATCTCTTGTTTAATCGAGAATCCAAGTAATTTCCCACGTCGACTAACGACAAAAACATTTGCACTGATGGCATCACGTAGTGTCTCGGCCATGTCCTTAAAATTAACTTGTTGCCCACCTGATTTTTGTAACATTTCATTAATTTGTCTTGTTCTTGATAATAAATTCATTTCAAATTCCTCCTAGGAAAACTACAAAATATACTGGCTCAAATCGCGATTTTTCGCGATAGATGCTAATTTTTCTTCGACATATTCTGGTGTAATGACGATCTCTTCAAGCGTAATATCGCATGCTTCATACGAAAGATCTTCTAATAATTTTTCAAGCACGGTATGAAGCCTTCTTGCTCCAATATTCTCTGTGTCTTGATTGACCTCCGTTGCAATTTTCGCAATCTTACGAACAGCCTCGTCAGTAAATGTAACTTTTATACCTTCCGTTTCTAAAAGAGCTGAATATTGTTTGAGTAATGCATTATCAGGCTCTACTAAAATTCGTACAAAATCATCGACCGTTAGGTTATTTAATTCCACACGAATTGGGAAGCGTCCTTGCAGTTCTGGGATTAAGTCAGATGGTTTGGCAATATGGAAGGCACCGGCTCCAATAAATAGCATATGATCTGTTTTAACAGCTCCATGCTTTGTTACAATAGTTGATCCTTCAACAATCGGTAAAATATCGCGTTGTACACCTTCTCTTGACACGTCCGCAGTTTGCTGTGACTTCCCGGCCACTTTATCAATTTCATCAATAAAGATAATTCCAAGCTGCTCAGCTCGTTCGACAGCAACTTGTGTTACTTCATCCATATCGATTAATTTTTGAGCCTCTTCTTCTGTTAAAATTTTTCTAGCATCAGAAATCGACATCGTACGCTTTTTTCGTTTTTTAGGCATCATACTTCCTAACATATCTTGCATGTTCATTCCCATTTGTTCCATCCCTGCACCTTGGAACATATCCATGAAACTTTGAGTTTGTTCTTCGACTTCTAAAGTAATCATTCGATCCTCTAATTCACCTAATGCAAGCTGATGAGCCGCCCTCCGTCTTTGATCTTTCAACGTGGCTTCTTCTACGTTTGTGTCATCTTCTTCGCCTTTTTGACCTGGTTGATTACCAAAGATCATTTCAAACGGGTTTTTGTACGACGATGATGGTTTTTTTTTCGAAGGGATTAAAAGCTCAACAATTCGTTCGTTCGCACGCTTTAATGCTTCTTCTTTTACCCCATCCATTTTTTCTTCTTTAATGATTCTTACACTTGTTTCAACCAGATCACGAACCATCGACTCTACATCACGACCAACGTATCCTACTTCTGTAAATTTCGTTGCCTCGACTTTAATAAATGGCGCTCCGACTAGTTTCGCTAATCGGCGAGCAATTTCTGTTTTACCTACACCCGTCGGTCCGATCATTAGGATGTTTTTAGGTGTGACTTCATCTCTTAATTTTTCATCAAGCAAACTTCGTCGGTAACGGTTTCGAAGAGCAATTGCAACAGACTTCTTAGCTCCTTCTTGACCGACAATGTATTGGTTAAGACGTTCGACAATTTCTTTAGGTGTAAGGTTTGAATTCATCGAAATCACTCTCCATCTATAGAAGTTCTTCCACAACCAAATTCAAATTTGTGTACACACAAATTTCTCCGGCTGTTTCGAGTGCTGCTGTAGCAATTTCCTTTGCAGATAAGTTCGGTGCGTGTTTTTTTAATGCTCGACCAGCTGATAACGCATAATTGCCACCTGAACCAATGGCTAGTATGCCATCATCTGGTTCAATCACTTCACCTGTACCTGAAACGAGCAAGACATGTTCTCGGTCCATAACGATGAGCATAGCTTCTAATCGTCTAAGTACCTTGTCACTTCGCCATTCTTTCGCCAGTTCAACTGAAGCTCTTTGTAAATTGCCATTATACTCTTCAAGACGTGATTCAAATTTCTCAAATAAAGTAAACGCATCTGCCACAGACCCGGCAAATCCAGCTAATACTTTGCCTTGATAGATTTTACGGACTTTTTTTGCTGTATGCTTCATCACTACAGCATTTCCAAATGTTACTTGCCCGTCACCAGCCATGGCACATTGTCCATTATGTTGCACGGCAAAAATCGTTGTTGCATGGAACGTCATATCGCCATTCATTTAGTATCCTCCTCATTATCCCCATCATTGTTCCCTAAGCTCTTGGGTGATGATTTTTATATACATCACGCAACCGATCTTTTGTCACATGCGTGTAGATTTGAGTCGTTGATAACTGTTCATGACCTAATAATTCTTGCACCACACGAAGGTCCGCGCCGTTGTTTAGCAAGTGTGTAGCAAATGAATGCCTAAGATCATGCGGGCGTACATGTTGATGCAAATTTGCTTGCTGGACTCGTTTTGAGACAATGGTTCGAATACTTCGATCGGACAGCGGACCGCCGCGATAATTCAGAAAAAGGTGTTTAGTCTCACCATTCCCCTTTTTTAATAAGTTTACTCTTGCATCGTTCAAGTATTCCGAAAGTGCATCTATTGCAAACGATCCTACGGGAATATATCGCTCTTTCCGTCCCTTTCCGGTCACAAATACTGTCCCTATATGAAAATCAATATCTGAAACGATTAATTGACTACATTCACTCACTCGCATACCAGTTGCATAAATTAGCTCAAGAATGGCTCGATCTCTAAAATCTAGAGGCCCTTCTCCACTAAATGCCTCAAATAATTGAAGCATTTCTTCTTCATATAAAAATGTTGGCAGTTTCATTGATTTTTTGGGTAAATGTGTTTGGGCAAAAACATTCTGATCTATATGTTTTTCACGAATTAAAAAATGAAAGAAACTACGCATCGCTGATATTTTCCGTGCTACTGAATTTCTTTTATATGACTGTTCGTGAAGAGCGGTTAAGTACGAGCGCACAAAAAGTTGCGTCACATCAGTAAATGAGTGACATGTATGCTCATCCATGAACTGACAAAAGTGTTCAATATCTCGTTCATAGTGATTAATTGTATGTAAAGAATAGTTTTTTTCGACTTGCAGATAACGAATAAAGGCTCGAATCCAACCTTCTTCAACTTTGATTAACACCTATATCACCTCACAGAGCTACTAAATTCTATCATGAATTAGTAGCTCTGACAATGACATTTACAATTTTTTCACAAAATTCTGAATTGAACCTAGAGCGCGTGAAGCTAGCTGTTCATAGCGTTCTTTTTTGTTACGAATACGATTTTCAAGTGGTGGTAATAGACCGAAGTTCGCATTCATTGGTTGGAAATTCTTCGGGTTAGCGGTTGTAATATAGTTTGCCATGCTCCCAAGAATCGTTTCTTCAGGTAGTGTTACAAGCTCTTTCTCTTCAATCAGTCTAACTGCGTTCAGTCCAGCAATTAACCCTGCTGCTGCTGATTCAACATAACCCTCAACACCCGTAATCTGTCCTGCAAAGAAGAGATCCTCACGATCTTTGTACTGATATGTCGGCTTCAACAGATTTGGAGAATTAATAAACGTATTACGATGCATCACACCATAACGCACAACTTCTGCATTCTCTAAACCAGGAATCAGCTTCAACACTTCTTTTTGCGGTCCCCATTTTAAATGAGTTTGGAAACCTACTAAGTTATATAATGTCCCAGATTGATTATCTTGACGGAGTTGAACAACCGCATATGGACGCTTCCCTGTTTCAGGATGCTCTAGACCTACTGGTTTTAGAGGTCCAAACAACATCGTTTTCTTTCCGCGCTTAGCCATGACCTCAATCGGCATGCATCCTTCAAAGAAAATTTCTTTTTCAAATTCTTTTAAAGGGACCGTTTCTGCTGAAATTAATGCTTCATAAAAACGATCAAACTCTTCTTCTGTCATAGGACAATTAAGATAGGCTGCTTCGCCTTTATCATAACGTGACTTTAAATACACTTTCTCACGATCGATAGAGTCGGTTTCAATGATAGGTGCAGCGGCATCATAGAAGTATAAATACTCTTGACCTGTTAACTCTTGAAGTTTTTTTGATAAATCTTCAGATGTTAATGGACCTGTCGCAATAATCGTAGGTCCTTCCGGAATATCCGAAATTTCTTCATTGAATACTGTCACATTTGGGTGATTTTTCACACGATCCGTTACAGCGGCAGCAAATTCATGGCGGTCCACAGCTAAAGCTCCACCAGCAGGAACGCTTGAGTCATCCGCTGATGCAATAATGACTGAGTCAAGATAACGCATTTCTTGTTTTAGTACACCTACAGCATTTGTTAAACCATTTGCACGAAGGGAGTTACTACACACTAATTCAGCAAATTTATCAGTATGATGAGCAGGTGTTTGCTTGACTGGTCTCATCTCATATAAGTGAACGTTAATCCCACGTTTTGCAATTTGCCAAGCTGCTTCACTACCCGCAAGGCCTGCGCCAATTACGTTTACATGTTGCTGTTTCATATCAATCGCCTCCACTCTTATTCATTCAAAAAGGTCTGAACCGATACTATCGCAAGAACAAGAATAGACACATCTCGTTTCGCTCCTGCAAATAGTAGTTCAGACCCTTGGTTTTTTCTACTTCAATTGTTATCCATTCTTTACTTCATGTCGTGAAATAAAACGTATAGCAATTGCTTCAATGAACCATGTAAGGTAATGATCATTCGTGATCATCAAGTATTTGCTTAAATCCTAGTACATCATAATACTTTTTTCGTCAAGATTCAACATTAACTTTACTAATTGGATTCTTCTTTATAATCACAAGACGAACATTGAACGTTTACGCCTTTTTTCGTCTTCTTTTCTACCATCATCTTTTGACACTTAGGACATTCTCGTGAAATTGGTTTATCCCAAGAAATGAATTCACATTCAGGGTAACGATCACACCCGTAGAACGTACGACGTTTTTTACTTTTACGTTCAACGATATTTCCTTCTTTACAAGTTGGGCATTTTACACCAATGTCTTTTACGATTGCTTTTGTATTTCGACATTCCGGGAAATTTGAGCATGCCATAAACTTACCATAGCGCCCCATTTTGTAAACCATCTCATGTCCGCACTTCTCGCAATCTTCTCCTGCAGGTTCGTCTTTGATTTCAACTTCCTTCATTTCCTCTTCAGCCACTTTTAAGCGTTTGTCGAATCCTTGATAGAATTGGTCAATAATTTTTACCCATTCGTTATCACCTTCTTCGACAGAGTCTAAGTCGGTTTCCATCTTCGCCGTAAATTCCACATCAAGAATTTCTGGGAAGAACTCAACGATTAACTCTAATACAATTTCTCCTAGCTCCGTTGGAATAAATCGTTTTTCTTCTAGAGCGACATAACCACGTTTTTGAATGGTATCAAGCGTTGGAGCATAAGTAGAAGGTCTTCCTATACCAAGCTCCTCCATCGTTTTTACGAGTCGCGCCTCAGTGTATCTCGGTGGTGGCTGAGTGAAATGTTGATTTGGATCAATGGATTCTTTTTTTACGGTTTGACCTTCTTCAAGATCTGGTAAGAGACGATCTTCTTCCTTTTTTCCATCATCATTTCCTTCGATGTATACCTTCATAAATCCTGGGAATTTAACTTTCGAACCTGTTGCTCTAAATAGCACACCTTCATTCGTTAAGTCTACAGACATTGTATCCATAATAGCCGGGGCCATTTCACTTGCTACTAGTCGTTCCCAAATTAATCGGTACAATCGAAGCTGATCACGAGATAAATACGTTTTTAAGCTTTTTGGATCCTGTACTACAACCGTTGGACGTATCGCTTCATGCGCATCTTGTGATTTTTTATCTTTCTTCACGGTGCGTTGGCCACTTCGTGTGTATTCTTTTCCATAATTATCTTCAATGTATTGCTTTGTTTCGTTTTGAGCCGTTTCAGAAATTCTAGTCGAATCTGTACGCATATACGTAATTAGTCCAACGGTTCCTTCTTTTCCGAGGTCAATCCCCTCGTATAATTGCTGGGCAATCATCATTGTCTTTTTTGCTCTAAAGTTTAACTTACGAGCTGCCTCTTGCTGTAAAGAAGACGTGGTAAATGGTGAAACTGGATTACGTTTACGTTCCTTTTTCTTCACTGACGTCACATCAAATGAATCACCTTGAAGCTTTTTTAAAATGGCTTGTACGTCTTCTTCTGATTTCAACTCCTGCTTTTTACCATCAACTCCGTAGAATTTGGCATCAAACTGCTCATCATTTAATGAAAATGACCCTGGAATGGTCCAATATTCTTCTGGTATAAACTTCTTAATTTCTTTTTCACGCTCAATAATCATTTTGACAGCTACGGATTGTACGCGTCCGGCACTTAAACCTTTTTTCACTTTTTTCCATAGCAACGGACTAATGTTGTAACCAACAAGTCGATCGAGAATTCTTCTTGCTTGTTGGGCATCTACTAGGTCCATATTTATTTTTCTTGGAGTTTTAAATGCATCTTTAATGGCTTGTTTTGTAATTTCATTAAATACAACTCGACAATCTGAATCCTGATCCATGTTGAGGCTATGCGCTAAATGCCATGCAATCGCTTCCCCTTCACGATCCGGGTCAGCCGCTAAGTAAATTCGTTTTACTTTTTTTGCAGCAGTCTTTAATTCTTTCAACACAGGACCTTTCCCGCGAATCGTAATATACTTTGGTTGAAAATTTTCTTCAACGTCTACTCCCATTTGACTTTTTGGTAAGTCTCTGACATGTCCCATTGAAGCCTTTACAATGTATTTTTTGCCTAAATATTTACCAATGGTCTTTGCTTTGGCGGGAGATT
Above is a genomic segment from Bacillus sp. FJAT-45037 containing:
- the topA gene encoding type I DNA topoisomerase, whose amino-acid sequence is MADYLVIVESPAKAKTIGKYLGKKYIVKASMGHVRDLPKSQMGVDVEENFQPKYITIRGKGPVLKELKTAAKKVKRIYLAADPDREGEAIAWHLAHSLNMDQDSDCRVVFNEITKQAIKDAFKTPRKINMDLVDAQQARRILDRLVGYNISPLLWKKVKKGLSAGRVQSVAVKMIIEREKEIKKFIPEEYWTIPGSFSLNDEQFDAKFYGVDGKKQELKSEEDVQAILKKLQGDSFDVTSVKKKERKRNPVSPFTTSSLQQEAARKLNFRAKKTMMIAQQLYEGIDLGKEGTVGLITYMRTDSTRISETAQNETKQYIEDNYGKEYTRSGQRTVKKDKKSQDAHEAIRPTVVVQDPKSLKTYLSRDQLRLYRLIWERLVASEMAPAIMDTMSVDLTNEGVLFRATGSKVKFPGFMKVYIEGNDDGKKEEDRLLPDLEEGQTVKKESIDPNQHFTQPPPRYTEARLVKTMEELGIGRPSTYAPTLDTIQKRGYVALEEKRFIPTELGEIVLELIVEFFPEILDVEFTAKMETDLDSVEEGDNEWVKIIDQFYQGFDKRLKVAEEEMKEVEIKDEPAGEDCEKCGHEMVYKMGRYGKFMACSNFPECRNTKAIVKDIGVKCPTCKEGNIVERKSKKRRTFYGCDRYPECEFISWDKPISRECPKCQKMMVEKKTKKGVNVQCSSCDYKEESN